GCATCGAAAGTCTTTGAGACGGCCACGAGTCCCGTGGACCCTTCCGCTCGTCCGGCATAACGTTCCGCGTCGCGAATCCGGCTCAGGACTTCGCTCAATCTGTCGATCACATCCATCTATCCCATCCCCGCGGTCAAATTGGCTCTCTGCCTTGAAAACTCAAGATTGCCGGACCAGATAGCGAAAGCAAACTCCGCTGCCAAGGGAACCGACCGACAAGCTGTCGCCAAGCCCCAAAGTTTCACCCCAACGCCCTCGAAAACTTGACGCTACGCCTGTTTCATGGTGAAGGTCACCCCAAATATCGAAGGGCATGCGCCCACTCAATTTCCGGAACATCTTTCATGGCCACCGAACGTTATAATCCGCGCGATGCCGAGCCCCGCTGGCAGCAGGAATGGGACAAGAACAGCGTCTACGAGACCGACAACAACGACCCGCGCGAAAAATACTACGTGCTTGAGATGTTCCCCTATCCGTCCGGGCGCATTCATATGGGCCATGTTCGCAACTACGCGATGGGCGACGTCGTGGCGCGTTACAAGCGCGCCCGTGGCTATAACGTCCTGCATCCCATGGGTTGGGACGCCTTCGGCATGCCGGCGGAAAACGCTGCAATGGAGCGCGGCGTCCACCCAGCTTCCTGGACCTACCAGAACATTCGAGCGATGAAGGCGCAGCTGAAGGTCATGGGGCTCTCGCTGGACTGGAGCCGTGAGTTCGCCACCTGCGATGTCGAATATTACCAGCATCAACAATATCTGTTCCTGGATTTCCTCGAGAAGGGCCTCGTCTATCGCAAGCAGTCGAAGGTCAATTGGGATCCGGTCGACCACACCGTGCTCGCCAACGAGCAGGTAATCGACGGCCGCGGCTGGCGTTCCGGAGCGCTGGTGGAACAGCGCGAGTTGACACAGTGGTTCTTCCGCATCACCGATTTCAGTCAGGACCTGCTCGATTCCCTCGATAAGCTCGATCAGTGGCCGGAAAAAGTGCGGCTGATGCAGCGCAACTGGATCGGTCGGTCGGAAGGCCTGACGATCCGTTGGGAAATCGCTGGCTCACCAATTGCGTCGGGAGAGACCGAGCTAACTGTCTATACGACTCGCCCCGACACCCTTTTCGGCGCCTCGTTCCTCGCGATTGCGGCGGATCACCCACTTGCGCGACAAGCCGCGGAAGATAACAAGGCAATAGCCGACTTCTGCGACGAATGCCGCCGTGCCGGTACCTCGCTTGCTGCCCTTGAGACGGCCGAGAAAAAGGGCATGGACACAGGCATTCGCGTCAGGCATCCACTGGACGCAAGCTGGGAATTGCCGGTCTATGTCGCCAATTTCGTGCTGATGGACTACGGCACGGGCGCCATCTTCGGCTGCCCGTCCGGAGACCAGCGCGACCTTGATTTCGCGCGCAAGTATGATCTTCCCGTTGTGCCCGTCGTCATGCCGAAGGACGGCGACGCCGCGACCTTCAACGTTGGCGATGAAGCTTATGTCGGCGATGGCGTGATGATCAATTCGCGCTTCCTGGATGGCCTCTCCACGGAAGAGGCCTTCGAGCGTGTCGCATCGACCCTTGAAAAGACTGAGATCGACAGAGCCCCACAGGCAGAGCGGAAAGTGAATTTCCGCCTGCGTGACTGGGGCATCTCCCGCCAGCGCTACTGGGGCTGCCCCATCCCCGTCATCCATTGCGAGGATTGCGGCGTGGTGCCTGTGCCGAAGCAGGATCTGCCGGTCAAACTGCCCGACGATGTCACATTCGACAAACCCGGCAATCCTCTCGACCGCCACCTCACGTGGCGGCACGTCGCTTGCCCGCAATGCGGCAAGGATGCGCGCCGGGAAACCGACACGATGGATACGTTCGTCGATTCGTCCTGGTATTTCACGCGTTTCACGGCACCCTGGGAAGATAAGCCGACGGATCCGAAGGTCGCCAGCCATTGGCTGCCTGTCGATCAGTACATCGGCGGCATCGAGCATGCGATCCTGCATCTGCTCTACTCGCGCTTCTTTACCCGGGCAATGAAGGCCACCGGTCACGTTGCTCTGGACGAGCCGTTCAAAGGTCTTTTCACGCAAGGCATGGTGGTTCACGAGACTTACAGCCGTGGTGAAGGGGCCCAGCGCGAATGGATCACGCCCGCTGAAATCCGCATCGAAGAGATCGATGGCGCTCGCAAGGCGACGCATATCGAGACCGGTGAACAGATCGCCATCGGCTCGATCGAGAAGATGTCGAAGTCGAAGAAGAATGTTGTCGATCCCGATGATATCATTGGATCCTATGGTGCCGACACCGCGCGGTTCTTCGTGCTGTCCGATTCACCACCGGATCGGGATGTCATCTGGTCGGAGGCGGGTGTGGAAGGATCGCATCGTTTCGTCCAGCGGACCTGGCGCCTGATCTCTGAAGCCTCTTCCGTGCTGCGACAGGCTTCCGCACAGCCGGCCGCGGCCGGCCCGGCACTTGAGACATCGCAGCTGGCCCACAAGACATTGAAGGCCGTGGAGGCTGATTATGAGAAGCTGGCCTTCAACAAGGCCGTTGCACGGCTTTACGAGCTGGTCAACGCACTGGCATCGCCGCTGACACAGGTCGCCGCCGGCAAGGCCGACAATGGCACCGTCAATGCCCTCAAGGATGCCGTCGTGATCCTGATCAACATGATCGCACCGATGATGCCGCATCTCGCGGAAGAATGCTGGCGCGAGATCGGCGGCAGCGGACTTATCGCGCAATCTCCCTGGCCTGCCTATGATGCAGCACTGGTGGCCGAAAACGAGATAACACTTCCCGTTCAGATCAACGGCAAGAAGCGTGCGGATTTGACAATTGCCCGCGATGCAGATCAGACTGAAGTCCAAAGCGCTGTCCTCGCCCTGGAGGCCGTCCAGGCGGCCCTGAATGGTCAGAGCCCGAAGAAGATCATCGTCGTGCCGCAGAGGATCGTGAATGTCGTTGTCTGAGAAAGCCCGACCCGCAACTCGTCTTGTTGCGATCGCAGCTATCCTTGTCGTGCTTTCAGGTTGTCAGGTTCGTCCGCTTTATTCGGAAGGGGCCAATGGTGCACCTGCGCAGAAACTCGCGTCAATCGACATCTCCGAGGCCGGAGACCGCGTCTCGCAGGAAGTGCGTAACCGCCTTATTTTCCTGGTTTCCGGAGGGGCCGGCGAGCCGGCTAATCCGCAGTACAAGCTCGCTTTGAACGTCAGCCGCGAGGTTACCGGCGTTCTCTACGAAACAGATGAGGCGGATACAGCCGATGCCGGCCGCGTCACCGTCAAGGCCGATTATAATCTGTCGCGTGCAGATACCGGGCAGACGGTGCGTTCGGGTGTTCGCAGTGCCATAGCGCTGGTGGACTTCCCAGATCAGGAATTCGCCAAACTTCGCGCCATCCGCGACGCGGAAAATCGTGCGGCCCGCGAACTCGCCGAGATTATTCGAGCCGACCTCGCCGCAGCGCTTGGTCGCTAACTGCCGTGGGCGAGATCAAATCCCATGAGTTTCACGGCTTTCTTCAGAAGCCGTTGGGCAGCAACAGGATTTTTCTCATATACGGGCCTGATCGCGGGCTGGTATCCGAGCGCGCCGCACAGATCGCTGCGAAGTCGGGTATCTCACTCGACGACCCTTTTTCCCTGGTAAAACTGGATGGCAGTGATCTGCAACAGAATCCGGGACGGCTTCTGGATGAAGTGAATTCCATTGGCCTCTTCGGCGGTGACAAGCTGGTGTGGATACGTGCGGCAGGCACTGAAAAGGGCCTGATCGATGCTTTCTCTTTCTTGGCCGAGGAACCTCCGGCTGCCAGCTATGTCATTGTAGAAGCCGGAGACCTGAAAAAGGGAGCGGGCCTTAGAAAGACCGCGGAAACGGCGCGCAGCGTTCTGGGTGTCTCCTGCTATGCGGATGACGCCCGGGCGGTCAATGCCTTGATAGACCAGGAACTTGGGCAAGAAAACCTTTCGATCACACCCGCTGCGCGACAACGGCTGTTGGAGACACTGGGTGGAGATCGCATCGCTTCACGCAACGAAATCAGAAAGCTTGCCCTCTATTGTCGCGGCCTAACCGCCGTCGAGGAGGAGCATGTCCTGGATATCGTCGGAGATGCGAGCGCTATTTCCGTCGATGATGCCGTCGATGCCGTCCTAAAGGGTGACGCGGATGGCTTGAACCGGGCAGTTCGCAAAATTGTTGCGTCAAAGACGGCCATCTTCCTGGTGCTTCAGGCTTGCCTCAAGCAATTCCAGCTTCTCGATCTCATGCGTTCCGAAATGGACGAGAAGCGCCAGCAGCCGGGGCAAGTGATCGCAACCATGGGCCGGCATCTGCATTTCCGGCGCAAGCCACTGGTCGAATCTGCATTACGACACTGGACAGGACCGGCACTCCAACGCGAGCTCGCCCGGTTGAACACCGCCGTATTTCAAAGCCGGTCAAGGCAAATCCTCGAAGACAGCATCGCCATGCACACGCTTCTGGCAATTACATTGCAGTCGGCTCGTCGATAACGTATTGATTTTTAACGGAAATCAAATTGTTACGGATACGAATCCATGCGGTGAGGCTCATCTGCGTTCAAGCAGACGGCAAATTTCCTCGAGTTGGTCGAGCGTCTTGTAGTCGATGCGCAAATGACCGCCGGCAGCCTTGTGATTTACGGTAACCTCCAGCCCAAGGCTATCCGTCAACGTACGTTCCAACGCCAGAGTGTCCGCATCTTTCTCCGGACGCGGCGGAGATTTGCCGAAGTTTGGATCATTCTGA
This genomic stretch from Pararhizobium capsulatum DSM 1112 harbors:
- the holA gene encoding DNA polymerase III subunit delta, with protein sequence MGEIKSHEFHGFLQKPLGSNRIFLIYGPDRGLVSERAAQIAAKSGISLDDPFSLVKLDGSDLQQNPGRLLDEVNSIGLFGGDKLVWIRAAGTEKGLIDAFSFLAEEPPAASYVIVEAGDLKKGAGLRKTAETARSVLGVSCYADDARAVNALIDQELGQENLSITPAARQRLLETLGGDRIASRNEIRKLALYCRGLTAVEEEHVLDIVGDASAISVDDAVDAVLKGDADGLNRAVRKIVASKTAIFLVLQACLKQFQLLDLMRSEMDEKRQQPGQVIATMGRHLHFRRKPLVESALRHWTGPALQRELARLNTAVFQSRSRQILEDSIAMHTLLAITLQSARR
- the lptE gene encoding LPS assembly lipoprotein LptE, producing the protein MSLSEKARPATRLVAIAAILVVLSGCQVRPLYSEGANGAPAQKLASIDISEAGDRVSQEVRNRLIFLVSGGAGEPANPQYKLALNVSREVTGVLYETDEADTADAGRVTVKADYNLSRADTGQTVRSGVRSAIALVDFPDQEFAKLRAIRDAENRAARELAEIIRADLAAALGR
- the leuS gene encoding leucine--tRNA ligase, coding for MATERYNPRDAEPRWQQEWDKNSVYETDNNDPREKYYVLEMFPYPSGRIHMGHVRNYAMGDVVARYKRARGYNVLHPMGWDAFGMPAENAAMERGVHPASWTYQNIRAMKAQLKVMGLSLDWSREFATCDVEYYQHQQYLFLDFLEKGLVYRKQSKVNWDPVDHTVLANEQVIDGRGWRSGALVEQRELTQWFFRITDFSQDLLDSLDKLDQWPEKVRLMQRNWIGRSEGLTIRWEIAGSPIASGETELTVYTTRPDTLFGASFLAIAADHPLARQAAEDNKAIADFCDECRRAGTSLAALETAEKKGMDTGIRVRHPLDASWELPVYVANFVLMDYGTGAIFGCPSGDQRDLDFARKYDLPVVPVVMPKDGDAATFNVGDEAYVGDGVMINSRFLDGLSTEEAFERVASTLEKTEIDRAPQAERKVNFRLRDWGISRQRYWGCPIPVIHCEDCGVVPVPKQDLPVKLPDDVTFDKPGNPLDRHLTWRHVACPQCGKDARRETDTMDTFVDSSWYFTRFTAPWEDKPTDPKVASHWLPVDQYIGGIEHAILHLLYSRFFTRAMKATGHVALDEPFKGLFTQGMVVHETYSRGEGAQREWITPAEIRIEEIDGARKATHIETGEQIAIGSIEKMSKSKKNVVDPDDIIGSYGADTARFFVLSDSPPDRDVIWSEAGVEGSHRFVQRTWRLISEASSVLRQASAQPAAAGPALETSQLAHKTLKAVEADYEKLAFNKAVARLYELVNALASPLTQVAAGKADNGTVNALKDAVVILINMIAPMMPHLAEECWREIGGSGLIAQSPWPAYDAALVAENEITLPVQINGKKRADLTIARDADQTEVQSAVLALEAVQAALNGQSPKKIIVVPQRIVNVVV